The following is a genomic window from Pirellulales bacterium.
GCTCCAAACATGGCTCCTGCTAGCACGCCCGCATTGAGCCACAGAGCCGCAAGGCTCCCCGTTGCCGAGCCCATGAGGATCCCAGCAATGACGATGGCCAAAATCGGAACAGCGGCTGCCGGTGATACTTCTGGAACGGTAATCGATCCGCCGCCAGCGAGGCCAACTTCCGAGACCGCTCTTAGCTCATCCAAGAGTTTCTCTACCGACGGGTAACGGGATTCCGGAAATGGCAGCAATAGCCGCTTTAGTATGCCGTCGAAATAGGTTGGAACAGACTTGTTGACGGCCGCTGCGTCGGCCCAGGTCCCCGTTGGCTTTCGGCCAGTTAGGGCCTCGTAGAACGTAACTCCCAAGCTGTACTGATCAGCACGTTCATCCAGCCTTGGAGAGCCAATGTGCTGCTCCGGCGCCATGTAATCAAATGTCCCGGGCGCTACAGATGTCATTGTCAGGCCGCCCGAGTCATGTAGTGACTTGGCGATACCTAAGTCGGCGACGATTGCATGGCCATCCGGTAGTAGAAGGATGTTTGAAGGCTTAATATCGCGATGGACGAGACCGGCGCCGTGGATGGCTGCCAATCCTTC
Proteins encoded in this region:
- a CDS encoding serine/threonine-protein kinase, whose product is MAKCPWCASTVLPEPTFQPTRCTSCAKGILVIEGKPRLILPEALDDYRIERFFARGGMGVLVLARDKTGKRVAIKVLPQEATADPSARQRFQAEYAALTSVAHPRVLRPIGQGEVGSILYLVTEWVEGTNLRDVVDEAKRTGAMPKYSDVLRWLVDTCEGLAAIHGAGLVHRDIKPSNILLLPDGHAIVADLGIAKSLHDSGGLTMTSVAPGTFDYMAPEQHIGSPRLDERADQYSLGVTFYEALTGRKPTGTWADAAAVNKSVPTYFDGILKRLLLPFPESRYPSVEKLLDELRAVSEVGLAGGGSITVPEVSPAAAVPILAIVIAGILMGSATGSLAALWLNAGVLAGAMFGAFIGALAGRFVGAAH